A genomic region of Magnolia sinica isolate HGM2019 chromosome 6, MsV1, whole genome shotgun sequence contains the following coding sequences:
- the LOC131248385 gene encoding uncharacterized protein LOC131248385 — translation MARGRGSRDLFNLGDPFTGFGGFGDQRSLLSNFFEKDPFEDPFFTRPFGSMFGAGMLGRNMFGPDMLGPSMFGSGILGSGMLGPSTFGPGGSPFRDMRNVEIVEHQDPHLNKSKGVVIEELSSDSEEEEDKGTREKKDNPRKHSRLGKEPFVQDPDDETEDRKRKHAHYMSEYSRTDRMQPQTQTFSFQSSKVTYGGANGAYYTSSTTRRTGGDGLTVEESKEADTTTRKATHRISKGIHDKGHSVTRKLNSDGKVDTMQTLHNLNEDELPDFEETWKGNARKHLPGWNQGFDVIQSGHMGRESSHGGQNRQMSRGWALPSTESPQNPERTQSRGNARFNSSNGRA, via the exons ATGGCAAGGGGAAGAGGAAGCAGGGATCTCTTCAATCTTGGTGACCCATTTACTGGTTTTGGGGGCTTTGGAGATCAAAGAAGCCTATTATCTAACTTCTTCGAAAAGGACCCATTTGAAGATCCTTTCTTCACTCGCCCCTTTGGAAGCATGTTCGGTGCTGGCATGCTTGGGCGCAACATGTTTGGCCCTGACATGCTTGGGCCTAGCATGTTCGGTTCTGGCATTCTCGGCTCCGGCATGCTCGGGCCCAGCACATTCGGCCCAGGAGGGAGCCCTTTCAGAGATATGCGCAACGTTGAAATTGTCGAGCATCAAGATCCTCATCTCAATAAGTCAAAAGGAGTAGTTATTGAAGAGCTATCATCTgacagtgaagaagaagaagataaaggcACTAGGGAGAAGAAAGATAACCCTAGAAAGCATTCTAGGCTGGGTAAAGAACCATTTGTTCAAGACCCGGACGACGAAACAGAAG ATAGGAAGAGGAAGCATGCTCATTATATGAGTGAATATAGCAGGACAGATAGAATGCAGCCGCAAACTCAGACCTTCAGCTTCCAGAGCTCCAAGGTAACATATGGTGGTGCCAATGGAGCATATTATACTTCATCTACGACTAGAAGGACGGGTGGTGATGGT TTGACAGTGGAAGAGAGCAAAGAAGCTGATACGACTACTCGTAAAGCAACTCACAGGATCTCCAAAGGAATTCATGATAAG GGCCATTCAGTTACAAGGAAGCTTAACTCGGATGGAAAGGTGGACACTATGCAGACATTGCACAATTTGAACGAAG ATGAGCTTCCTGATTTTGAGGAGACTTGGAAGGGAAATGCAAGAAAGCACTTGCCTGGATGGAACCAGGGATTCGATGTGATCCAGAGTGGTCATATGG GACGAGAAAGTAGTCATGGCGGGCAAAACAGGCAGATGTCAAGGGGATGGGCCCTTCCTTCGACAGAGTCACCACAGAACCCAGAGAGGACGCAATCACGTGGTAACGCCAGGTTCAATTCTTCCAATGGGAGAGCATAA